The following are from one region of the Stanieria sp. NIES-3757 genome:
- a CDS encoding nitrogenase-associated protein — protein MSKVIFYEKPGCINNAKQKALLWAAQHQVEAHNLLKTPWTVATLRPFFGKLPVADWFNSTAPRIISGEIVPENLDEVTALELMIADPILIRFPLIQVGDVYQVGFNHETIDAWIGLKQPTLVFEKLDAFLSRR, from the coding sequence ATGTCAAAAGTTATTTTTTACGAAAAACCAGGTTGTATTAATAATGCTAAACAAAAAGCTCTACTTTGGGCTGCTCAACATCAAGTAGAAGCTCATAATTTGCTTAAAACTCCTTGGACAGTAGCAACCTTACGTCCTTTCTTTGGCAAGTTACCTGTAGCTGATTGGTTTAATTCTACTGCACCGAGAATTATATCAGGAGAAATCGTACCAGAAAATTTAGATGAAGTGACAGCCTTAGAGTTAATGATTGCCGATCCAATTTTAATTCGTTTTCCTTTGATTCAAGTGGGAGATGTTTACCAAGTCGGATTTAATCACGAAACGATTGATGCTTGGATTGGTTTAAAACAGCCAACTCTAGTTTTTGAAAAATTAGATGCTTTTCTCAGTAGAAGATAA
- a CDS encoding small GTP-binding protein — protein MTKTSSAQETHFNQARASLQQAISWYTSFRRHWNYPPNPELQAAVRKDLQSLKGALDRLDQTVIRISAFGLVSCGKSSVINALLGQEILETGPIHGVTTWPKSLRWTPPSGKVQVEFIDTPGLDEIEGEQRTQMAEEVAQRSDLILFVVAGDITRTEYKALCQLRRSQKPLILVFNKVDLYPQKDREEIYQQLQQQNAVNRGEAIEHLISTDEIVMVAAKPQPIQVRIEAADGSITTQWETPPPQIDELKETILRILNREGRSLLALNALVQARDAQLKIAKKTVEIRQEEAEAIIWQYAKYKALVVAVNPIVLLDIFGGFVADLALIRALARLYGLPITSYEAGNIWRKIIASSGALLLGEIGSNLILGVGKSGFALTSAFESPGAFAAFATTASLQGAIAGYGSYAIGKIAQIYLQQGCTWGALGASTLIADILSQVDSKTIIYRLRQELLM, from the coding sequence ATGACTAAAACTTCTTCCGCTCAAGAAACCCACTTTAATCAAGCCCGTGCTAGCTTACAACAAGCTATTTCTTGGTATACTAGCTTTCGCCGTCATTGGAACTATCCCCCCAATCCAGAATTACAAGCAGCCGTTAGAAAGGATTTACAGTCTTTAAAAGGAGCATTAGATCGACTCGATCAAACAGTAATTCGGATTTCGGCTTTTGGTTTAGTAAGTTGTGGCAAGTCTTCAGTTATTAATGCTTTGTTAGGACAAGAAATCCTGGAAACTGGACCCATTCACGGTGTAACTACTTGGCCTAAATCTTTGCGCTGGACTCCTCCTAGTGGGAAAGTACAGGTTGAGTTTATTGATACTCCTGGTTTGGATGAAATTGAAGGCGAACAACGAACTCAAATGGCTGAGGAAGTAGCCCAAAGATCTGATTTAATTTTATTTGTGGTAGCTGGAGACATAACTCGTACGGAATACAAGGCTTTATGTCAATTACGTCGTAGTCAAAAACCTTTAATTCTTGTTTTTAATAAGGTCGATCTTTATCCACAAAAAGACAGAGAAGAAATTTATCAACAACTACAACAACAAAATGCAGTTAATCGCGGAGAAGCGATAGAACACCTGATCTCTACTGATGAGATTGTGATGGTAGCAGCTAAACCCCAACCAATCCAAGTCAGAATCGAAGCGGCCGATGGTAGTATTACTACTCAGTGGGAAACTCCTCCTCCCCAAATTGATGAATTAAAAGAAACAATTTTAAGGATACTCAATCGGGAAGGGCGATCGCTTTTGGCTTTGAATGCTTTAGTGCAAGCTCGCGATGCTCAGTTAAAGATTGCTAAGAAAACCGTAGAAATTAGACAGGAAGAAGCGGAAGCTATTATCTGGCAATACGCTAAGTACAAAGCTTTAGTAGTTGCGGTTAATCCAATTGTCTTATTAGATATTTTCGGTGGATTTGTAGCAGATTTGGCTTTAATTCGTGCTTTGGCGAGATTATACGGATTGCCAATTACTAGTTATGAAGCTGGTAATATTTGGCGCAAAATTATTGCTAGTTCTGGGGCTTTATTATTAGGAGAGATAGGAAGTAATTTAATTTTAGGTGTCGGGAAAAGTGGTTTTGCTCTTACCAGTGCGTTTGAAAGTCCTGGTGCTTTTGCTGCTTTTGCTACTACTGCTAGCTTACAAGGTGCGATCGCAGGTTATGGCTCTTATGCGATCGGTAAAATTGCTCAAATCTATCTACAACAAGGCTGTACTTGGGGAGCTTTAGGTGCTTCGACTTTAATCGCTGATATTCTTTCTCAAGTCGACTCCAAAACAATTATTTATCGATTGCGACAGGAATTATTAATGTAA
- a CDS encoding pyridoxamine 5'-phosphate oxidase, whose protein sequence is MNLSVADLRQNYTLAGLDQSDIDPNAIAQFSVWFKQAVEAQLLEPNAMTLATATPDGKPSARIVLLKGFDERGFVFYTNYQSHKGRELTTNNWAALVFWWGELERQVRIEGRVEKVSPEESDAYFHSRPADSRLGAWASDQSQVIPTRQVLDRKLADLAEQYQEQPIPRPPHWGGFRVIPETIEFWQGRPNRLHDRLRYSLQPEGVWQIERLSP, encoded by the coding sequence ATGAATTTGTCTGTTGCTGATTTGCGTCAAAATTATACTCTTGCAGGACTAGATCAAAGCGATATTGATCCTAATGCGATCGCACAGTTCTCAGTTTGGTTTAAACAAGCAGTAGAAGCACAACTACTCGAACCTAATGCTATGACTCTAGCTACAGCTACTCCTGATGGGAAACCTTCGGCACGGATTGTTTTACTTAAAGGTTTTGATGAAAGGGGTTTTGTGTTTTATACGAATTATCAGAGTCATAAAGGTAGAGAATTAACGACAAATAATTGGGCTGCTTTGGTATTTTGGTGGGGCGAATTGGAACGACAAGTTAGAATTGAAGGAAGGGTAGAAAAGGTAAGTCCCGAAGAATCTGATGCTTATTTTCACAGTCGTCCCGCCGATTCCCGACTAGGTGCTTGGGCTTCCGATCAAAGTCAAGTAATCCCAACTCGTCAAGTACTTGATCGCAAATTAGCCGATCTAGCTGAACAATATCAAGAACAACCTATTCCTCGTCCTCCTCACTGGGGCGGTTTTCGAGTCATACCAGAAACAATCGAATTTTGGCAAGGTCGTCCTAATCGTCTTCATGACCGCTTAAGGTATAGTCTTCAACCAGAAGGTGTTTGGCAGATAGAAAGATTATCACCCTAA